Proteins encoded by one window of Marixanthomonas sp. SCSIO 43207:
- a CDS encoding MarR family winged helix-turn-helix transcriptional regulator, with translation MKIEEVIKTRQPMEVATKTVINLMYTSRVVEEAVTSIFKEYNLTNQQYNVLRILRGQKNKPANLSTLQERMIDRSSNTTRLVDKLIQKKLVTRNVCPDNRRKVEISITETGLDILEKLDPITSQTNKDVLQNLNSEELKTLNNLLDKLRNDE, from the coding sequence ATGAAGATAGAAGAAGTTATAAAAACACGCCAACCCATGGAGGTTGCTACCAAAACCGTGATTAACCTTATGTATACATCACGTGTGGTTGAAGAAGCAGTAACAAGCATTTTTAAAGAATACAATTTGACCAACCAACAATATAATGTATTACGTATTCTGCGTGGTCAAAAAAACAAACCTGCCAATCTCTCTACACTTCAAGAGCGTATGATTGATCGTAGTAGCAACACTACTCGACTGGTTGATAAGTTAATTCAGAAAAAATTAGTTACTAGAAATGTGTGCCCCGATAACCGAAGAAAAGTAGAAATAAGTATCACTGAAACCGGATTGGATATTTTGGAAAAACTAGATCCTATCACCTCGCAAACAAATAAAGATGTATTGCAAAATTTAAATTCAGAAGAACTTAAAACCTTAAATAACCTTTTAGATAAATTACGAAACGATGAATAA
- a CDS encoding TlpA disulfide reductase family protein — translation MKKLILILILIALQACKEQPKTNPESADTETELSKELTELTQEETTEEPIKVKIPSYDFTAFQEKILANKNDTTYVVNFWATWCKPCVKELPYFEKVNKEYADDKVKVILASLDFPNKIQSQVVPFIKKNKLHSEIVLLDDPDANSWIPKVSEEWSGAIPATVIYKNDTRKFYERSFTYEELKTEINKLL, via the coding sequence ATGAAAAAACTCATACTAATATTGATTTTAATTGCTTTACAAGCTTGTAAAGAGCAACCCAAAACAAACCCTGAAAGTGCTGACACTGAAACAGAACTTTCAAAAGAACTAACTGAATTAACCCAAGAAGAAACTACCGAAGAGCCTATAAAGGTTAAAATACCTAGTTATGATTTTACAGCTTTTCAAGAAAAAATTTTAGCAAACAAAAATGACACTACATATGTTGTTAATTTTTGGGCTACCTGGTGCAAGCCCTGTGTGAAAGAGTTGCCTTACTTTGAAAAAGTTAACAAAGAATATGCAGATGATAAAGTAAAAGTAATTTTAGCAAGCTTAGATTTTCCCAATAAGATTCAAAGTCAAGTAGTACCTTTTATAAAGAAAAATAAACTTCATTCAGAAATTGTATTACTGGATGATCCTGATGCCAATAGTTGGATTCCAAAAGTTTCAGAAGAGTGGAGTGGGGCTATTCCGGCCACCGTTATCTATAAAAATGATACTCGTAAATTTTATGAGAGGTCATTTACCTATGAAGAATTAAAAACCGAAATAAATAAACTTTTATAA
- a CDS encoding redoxin domain-containing protein — protein sequence MKKITKYISIAAMAFLAVGLSSCKNETNKANQVTEDVLAMATPNEVSLSKGYSIGDEATDFKLKDVDGSMVSLSDYPDAKGFIVIFTCNTCPFAVASEERMVALDQEFKGKGYPVIAINPNNPEVQPDDTYELMQEKANEAGFTFPYLYDESQTIYAKYGATKTPHVYLLKKENSKNIVKYIGAIDDNVRNANAVKEQFLANAVNELLAGKEVTVKETKAIGCTVKQ from the coding sequence ATGAAAAAAATAACAAAATACATATCTATTGCAGCGATGGCTTTTTTAGCTGTAGGCTTGAGTAGTTGTAAAAATGAAACAAATAAAGCCAACCAAGTAACTGAAGACGTGCTTGCGATGGCTACTCCTAATGAGGTATCTCTCTCAAAAGGATATTCTATAGGTGATGAAGCTACAGACTTTAAATTAAAAGATGTTGATGGTAGCATGGTTTCTTTATCAGACTATCCAGACGCAAAAGGATTTATTGTCATTTTTACCTGTAACACGTGTCCGTTTGCAGTTGCTAGTGAAGAAAGAATGGTTGCTTTAGATCAAGAATTTAAAGGAAAAGGCTATCCAGTAATTGCGATTAACCCTAATAACCCTGAAGTGCAACCAGATGATACTTATGAGTTGATGCAAGAAAAAGCAAACGAAGCCGGATTTACGTTTCCTTACTTGTATGATGAAAGCCAAACCATTTATGCAAAATATGGCGCTACAAAAACACCACACGTTTATTTGCTTAAAAAAGAAAACAGTAAAAATATTGTAAAGTATATAGGAGCAATAGATGATAACGTTCGTAATGCAAATGCAGTAAAAGAACAATTTTTAGCCAATGCTGTAAATGAATTGTTGGCAGGGAAAGAAGTGACTGTAAAAGAAACCAAAGCAATTGGTTGTACCGTAAAGCAATAA
- a CDS encoding rhodanese-like domain-containing protein, with translation MDLTQQEWSEKLASDDNAQILDVRTDDEVAEKHIPNAKQMDIQNPPKFMEELQKLDASKNYYVYCRSGSRSAQACAILKSQGFENCYNLLGGITEWEGETVS, from the coding sequence ATGGATTTAACCCAACAAGAATGGAGTGAAAAGTTAGCATCAGATGATAATGCACAAATATTAGATGTGAGAACTGATGATGAAGTAGCTGAAAAACATATTCCTAATGCTAAGCAAATGGATATTCAAAATCCGCCTAAGTTTATGGAAGAGCTTCAAAAGCTAGACGCTTCAAAAAACTATTACGTGTATTGCCGTTCCGGATCTAGAAGTGCTCAAGCTTGTGCAATTTTGAAATCACAAGGTTTTGAAAACTGCTATAACCTTCTAGGAGGAATCACCGAGTGGGAAGGTGAGACCGTATCATAA
- a CDS encoding rhodanese-like domain-containing protein: protein MKNFFILLFCVTAVLLSSCQDKSSKTVTLVDPEVFLETLEKDNSGQLVDVRTTEEFAVGHLKNAQNICVTDDDFEEKIKKLDKSKPVYVYCRSGGRSARAAKILEEKGFTKVFDLNGGITSWKEKGLQTEQ from the coding sequence ATGAAAAACTTTTTTATTTTACTTTTTTGCGTAACTGCAGTTTTGCTATCATCTTGTCAAGACAAGTCGTCAAAAACCGTAACGCTTGTAGACCCTGAAGTTTTTCTGGAAACTCTTGAAAAAGACAACTCAGGTCAATTAGTTGATGTGCGTACCACCGAAGAGTTTGCAGTAGGTCACTTAAAAAACGCTCAAAACATTTGCGTTACAGATGATGATTTTGAAGAAAAAATAAAAAAGTTAGATAAATCAAAACCGGTATACGTGTATTGCCGAAGTGGTGGCAGAAGTGCTCGTGCTGCAAAAATATTGGAAGAAAAAGGGTTTACAAAGGTATTTGATTTAAACGGAGGAATTACTTCTTGGAAAGAAAAAGGACTACAAACCGAACAGTAA